The sequence below is a genomic window from Brachyhypopomus gauderio isolate BG-103 chromosome 20, BGAUD_0.2, whole genome shotgun sequence.
acacacacacacacacacacacacacacacacacaccccccctgctgtagagtgtgtagagctgatacacacacacacacacaccctgctgtagagtgtgtagagctgatacacacacacacacacacaccctgctgtagagtgtgtagagctgatacacacacacacacaccctgctgtagagtgtgtagagctgacacacacacacacacacacacacacacacacaccctgctgtagagtgtgtagagctcacacacacacacacacacacacacacacacacacacacacaccctgctgtagagtgtgtagagctgacacacacacacacacacaccccctgctgtagagtgtgtagagctgacacacacacacaccccctgctgtagagtgtgtagagctgactgacacacacacacacacacacacacacacacacaccctgctgtagagtgtgtagagctcacacacacacacacacacacacacacacacacacacaccctgctgtagagtgtgtagagctgacacacacacacacacacaccccctgctgtagagtgtgtagagctgacacacacacacacacacacaccctgctgtagagtgtgtagagctcacacacacacacacacacacacacacacacacacacacacacacacacacacacaccccctgctgtagagtgtgtagagctgacacacacacacacacacacacacaccctgctgtagagtgtgtagagctcacacacacacacacacacacacacacacacacacacacaccctgctgtagagtgtgtagagctgacacacacgcacacaccctgctgtagagtgtgtagagctgatacacacacacacacacacacacacacacacacacacacacacacacacacacacacccctgctgtagagtgtgtagagctgatacacacaccccccctgctgtagagtgtagagctgatacacacacacacacacacacacaccccctgctgtagagtgtgtataACTGTTCTACCTCCTGCTTCCTGGCAGAATTACGATGCTGAGGGTTTTGTCTTGCAGTGCCTTAAACATCTTCCCTACGTTCCTGTCCAACGCCCTCATCACacgctccatctctccttcctacagaaaacatgtaaaaacaactcGCCTGTTACACACAGTCCTTCACGTCCAGCCGAGGAGAAAACACTTGTTTAGAACACACTTATAAGTGTGTATGacttgtgtatgtatatatttctctgtattttattaaaaaacttATTCGTTTGCTTTCTAAATCTTAAAATATTTGTGTTAACTCAATTATCAGGTATAAGAGCAAGGCTGGTCCTGTCTACGCAGTTTAAAGCTGAACTGGGATCAGTTTCATTGCCCGTTATCTGCTCACCTGTACCCCATCTACGCAGTTTGAAGCTGAACTGGGATCAGTTTCATTGCCCGTTATCTGCCCAGATGAATCCAGTTCCCTCCGTTCCTCTTCCGGGTTGTCCATGTCTCCGCCCATCGCCATGGTCacggggcgtgtgtgtgtccatgtgtgcatatgggtgggtgtgagtgcaCAGCACACATGGAGCTTCCTGTCCCCAATCTGAACTGGCGATCTGACAGCGGCCGGGACACTCTCAGCGCTGACaaactctgaacacacacacacacacacacacacacacacacacaaatctgtgTGTCAGTATTCAGTACTCCTTCACTTCATACTCTATAAAAACCTTTGTGTGGTTTCTCTCAAACATGGTTCAATCTCTGATGTCCTTAGATTGATCACTAGTGCACTAGAATAAGGGTTTCTTGTATGGAGATAACTACTATAGCACTATTGTAAGGCTCTGGACAAGACCATTAACGCTGAAAATGTCAGTATGTGGAATGTAGCCTCATTGGGGCTCTCTGACAAAATTAAATGCAACAAACTCTAGTTGTAGTTTGTGTAGTTCTAGTAGTAGTTTCTAATGTAGTTTGTGTAGTTCTAGTAGTAGTATCTAGTGTAGTAtgtgtagttgtagtagtatcTAGTGTAGTTTGTGTTGTAGTTCTAGTAGTATCTAGTGTAGTTTGTGTAGTTGTAGTTGGTGTTGTAGTTTATGTAGTTCTAGTAGTATCTAGTGTAGTTTGTGTAGTTGTAGTTGGTGTTGTAGTTTATGTAGTTATAGTAGTGTCTAATGTAGTTTGGGTAGTTGTAGTTGGTGTTGTAGTTTATGTAGTTCTAGTAGTATCTAGTGTAGTTGGTGTAGTAGTTTATGTAGTTCTAGTATCTAGTGTAGTTTGACTGCACAGGATCATCCTACCGATGTGCGAGTGCCTCCTACATTTCCCAGACTTCTTTGCAGGTGTGATGATGCTGTTAATGGGGCCAAACGAACTGAAAGCTTGGAGAAGATCACCATAGCTATGGTGATGTGGGGAAAGACCGCCCACATAGATCATGTGATCATTCAGAACATCGTTCTGTAGTTCAGTCAGAGAATCTTCTAAGTCCAGGGTGACCTCAGAGAGCGGACGCTGTGCCTAAATgcacacacattacatttaacacacacacacattaccattaacacacactattaccattaacacacacagtaccattaaCACACTATTACCATTAACACGCACCATTACCATTAACACACAACATTACCATTAACACTTTAATGTGTGTTAATGCTGTGGTACCATAAGCATTAGCATAACACAATGTTAACACCATTAGCACAATGTTAACAGAccactgtgtttgtgtatgtgtttcctACTTTTAATCATTTGTGTTGTTGGTGaccatgtgaatgtgtgtgcacgACTAGTCTACTAGCACTTTAGCACTATGGCCACTAGTGGAAGTGCTAGTCAACTAGTCTCTGCAacacctagtgtgtgtgtgtgtgtgtgtgtgtgtgtgtgtgtgtgtgtgtgtgtgtgtgtgtgtgtgtgtgtgtgtgtgtgtgtgtgtatttcctaCCTTTATTATTTGATTGTGATTTTGGTTGCCATTGAGAGAGTGCAAAGCAAGCTGAGCCCCTTCCAAATGCTGAAACTCAACCCGAGCATACAACtacagagaagagaggagagacacttactgttattatataataagagagagaggagagagaccagccacttactgttattatctaataagagagagaggagagaccagCCATTTACTGTTATTAtctaataagagagagaggagagagaccagccaCTTACTGTTATTATCTAATAAGAGAGCgaggagagagaccagccacttactgttattatctaatgagagaaagagaggagagagaccagccacttactgttattatctaataagagagagaggagagagaccagccacttactgttattatctaataagagagagaggagagagaccagccaCTTACTGGTATAAtctaataagagagagaggagagaccagccacttactgttattatcaaaataagagagagaggagagagactggccatttactgttattatctaataagaaagaggagagagaccggACACTTACTGTTATAAtctaataagagagagaggagagagaccggCCATTTACTGTTATTATCTAataagaaagaggagagagaccagccacttactgttattatctaataagagagagaggagagaccagccacttactgttattatctaatgagagagagaggagagagaccggCCACTTACTGTTATTATCAAAataagagtgagaggagagagactggaCACTTACTGTTATAAtctaataagagagagaggagagagaccggCCATTTACTGTTATTATCTAataagaaagaggagagagaccagccacttactgttattatctaataagagagagaggagagaccagccacttactgttattatctaatgagagaaagagaagagagagaccagccacttactgttattatctaataagagagagaggagagaccagCCACTTACTGTTATAAtctaataagagagagaggagagagaccagccacttactgttattatctaatgagagaaagagaggagagagaccagccacttactgttattatctaataagagagagaggagagaccagCCACTTACGGTTATTAtctaataagagagagaggagagaccagCGACTTACTGTTATTAtctaataagagagagaggagagacactggACACGTATAGTTATAATCTaataagagagaggggagagagactggccacttactgttattatctaataagagagagagcagaTATAAATTGAATgagagaaaatgtgtgtgtgtttgtgtaaatatgtgtgtgtgtgtgtgtgtgtataatcacCCTGTGTGTTGTCTGCACGAGTGTGACTGTTCGCAGGCCTCCATAGTGTCTGAGCAGAGTGTGGAGTTTCTTCTCTGTGTAGTCACATGGTAAAGGacccacaaacaacacacacatctgctccaACCTGTCCAacatcttaaacacacacacacactcagtaaaagagccacaaacaacacaaagatctgcacagacacacacacacacacacaatgtacctGCTGGAGGTGAGTCTCCTTGCTCTCTTCTGTAGTTCGTTTAAGGACGTCACTGAGTGAGGACAACTGGACCACACTGAGAGAATAGGACTGGGCAACtcgcttaaacacacacacacactgcaaggagtgagagagagggaacgatagagatggagagagccggagagggaggagggagagggagagagggaggagggagagggggagagttgTTCAGCTGTTCAGTCTCTTTGCTATATTATTGGTTTTCTTCATTTTTCATTGGAAACACAAACATgccaataaattaaataaacagcTTCTTTAGCTGCTCCCGAGAAACCCACCTCCTTATCCGAGTTGCACCTATGTCTGCGCCACACCTGATTGGATGAGAGGCTGTCACTCACGGCTGATTTGCTCAGAAGGAGAGCTGAATGGCCAGCCTTGTGCAGGGCCTGTCCAATCCTGAGCGggctgggaggagaggggaggggtgaacACAGAGATTGTTTCTGTATGGGAGTCACAAAGACgcacagagaggggagagttACTCAGACGGACCTCACTGTGTGATGTAATGACTCGTTTAAAGCTCCATTAACAGGGGTCTGTTGGGTCTTGGGAAGAACCCCCCATACGTCTTCTAGATGCAAATCTagaacctgagagagagagagagagagagagagagagagagagagagagaaagagagagagagagggtgtgtgtttaGTATTTAGTGTGCTAGCATTGGCAGCACAAGTGTAGCATTTCTCATGCTAGTAAAGCACACTGAATTGAACTGAATGGGGAGTGGGGATTGTGGGTAGTGTAGTCCTTACCTGTCTTGGTCCCTTGCTGATGAAGTATTGAACCACCTGCAGAGCGGCACAAGCATCTTCACACGGGTCATGACCTATGACCTCTTCCCTCTGAATCTCTCTcctcatacacaaacacaatgacttactgtgtgtgtgggtgtgtaaggtgtgtgtgtgtgcgtgtagagtggtgtgtgtgtttgtgtgtgtgtaaggtgtgtgtggtatgtaaggtgtgtgtgagagtgtgtgtgtgtggtgtgtaaggtgtgtggtgtgtgtggtgtgtaatgtgtgggtgtgtaaggCGTATGTggttgtgtaaggtgtgtgtgtgtgtgtgtgtgtgtaaggtgtgtgtggtgtgtgagatgtgtgtgcatgttgtgtaaggtgtgtgtatgtgtggtgtgtaaggtaggtgtgtgtgtgtgtgtgtgtgtgtgtgtaaggcaaggtgtgtgggtgtgtaaggtgtgtgtgtgtgtgtgtggtgtgtatgcgtggtgtgtaaggtgtgtgtgtgtgtgtgtgttgtgtgtgtgggtgcgtgtggtgtgtgtgtgtgtgtaaagtgtgcgtgtgatgtgtgtgtgtgtggtgtgtaaggtgtgtgtatgtgtggtgtgtaaggtgtgtgtgtgggtgtgtaaggtgtgcgtttgatgtgtgtgtgggtgtgtgtggtgtgtgtgtgtgttggtgtgtgtgtgtgtgtgtgtgtgtaaagtgtgtgtgtgatgtgtgtggtgtgtgtatatgtggagtgtaaagtgtgggtgtgtgtggtaaggtgtgtgtaaggtgtgtgtgtggtaaggtgtgtgtgtgtgtgtaaagtgtgtgtgtgatgtgtgtggtgtgtgtatatgtggagtgtaaagtgtgggtgtgtgtggtaaggtgtgtgtaaggtgtgtgtgtgtgtggtaaggtgtgtgtgtgtgtggaaaggtgtgtgtgtgtgtgtggaaaggtgtgtgtatgtgtggtgtgtaaggtgtgtgtggtaaggAGTGCGTACACTGTATATTCATGCACAATACTTACTTCAGAATGACCTGGGCTAAATGTTTCAGTTTGAATCTCTGTCCAAACTCTCTGCGGTAGAGAAGAGATGAGTCTATCACATGAAGGTGAATCAGCTGGgaaacacatgcatacacacgcaggcacacacaggagcacacacacacacacacacacacacaagcacacacacgcaaacaagcgtgcacacacacacgtacaactGCTAAATGATGAGGCTCAAAAGTGCAGGATCTGTATGTGGTCATCTGTACTGTCTGTATGGGGATGTCTGTATGTGGTCGTCTGTATGGGGATGTCTGTATTGTCTGTATGGGGATGTCTGTATGTGTTCGTCTGTATGGGGATGTCTGTATGTGATCGTCTGTATGGGGATGTCTGTATTGTCTGTATGGGGATGTCTGTATGTGGTCGTCTGTATGGGGATGTCTGTATGTGGTCGTCTGTATGGGGATGTCTGTATTGTCTGTATGGGGATGTCTGTATGTGGTCGTCTGTATGGGGATGTCTGTATTGTCTGTATGGGGATGTCTGTATGTGGTCGTCTGTATGGGGatgtctgtactgtctgtatGGGGATGTCTGTATGTGGTCGTCTGTATGGGGatgtctgtactgtctgtatGGGGATGTCTGTATGTGGTCGTCTGTATGGGGATGTCTGTATGTGGTCGTCTGTATGGGGatgtctgtactgtctgtatGGGGATGTCTGTATGTGGTCGTCTGTATGGGGATGTCTGTATGTGGTCGTCTGTATGGGGatgtctgtactgtctgtatggggatgtctgtactgtctgtatggggatgtctgtactgtctgtatggggatgtctgtactgtctgtatGGGGACGCTATGTGAAGACATGGGACTGATCTGCTAGAACCTCACCTTCAGGGCACGGAGGTCATTGTCGAGGGAGTGACCAACCAGCACCGCGTCCGGTGGCAACAGTTTCAAGAGTTTAGATTGGACATCTTGGAGGCGAGTGGTTACAGGTGCCAAAACAGCCGGGGTGATGCCCGAGAACCTGTAGTGAAGATAGATCACTCTTCACTCTGAAGACCGAACACTCTTTTTAAGTGAGGCTACATttcaagatgtgtgtgtgtagtacttgGTACAGTATCTGATGATAggattgagagtgtgtgtgtgtgtgtgtgtgtgtgtgtgtgtgtgtgtgtgtggtacttgGTACAGTATCtgatgttaggtgtgtgtgtgtgtgtgtagtacttgGTACAGTAGCTGATGATAGGGTTGAGTGGTTTCACGAGTTCATCCAGTATGCAGCGCCCTCTGCTGTCCACCACAGCCACGTGGGTTAGCTCAGTCCCAGCCTGCGTCACACACTAAAGCAACACAAAAATCATATTTCAGAAAGAAACTACAAGTGTATTATGGGTATTGTAGTCCTAGAATGATTGGGGGCCTCACCATCTCACAGTCCAGTCCATAAAGAGGACTGCTATCAGTCACATGATCATCAGTCTGTGTGCACACAAACGCCTCGCAACCCTGTCCACCTGCAAGGGATCATGGGTACAAAGCTGTGAAATCTCAGCTAGAGCTCTTTATTACAATCTGGGCAAACATAAGGTGACATTCAGGTATGTTTTATTTACAGACAAGACAATATTGGGGAGATTTGATAATATCACTAATGAACCATTTATGTATCTTAATAACTACTGAATAGATGTTATAGACTGTTATAGATATTATAGACTGCTATAGACTTATGATCAGTGAGTAATCTCACTGTAGTTATAGTGTCTTTCTCTGTAATCTTACTGTAGTTattgtgtctttctctctgtattcTCATTGTAGTGTCTTTTCCTTTCTCTGTAATCTCACTGTAGTTAtagtgtctttctctctgtaatctcactgtagttaaagtgtctttctctctgtaatcTCACTGTATAGTGTCTCTTTGCAATCACACTGTAGTTATAGTGTCTTTCTCTGTAATCTCACTGTAGATAGTGTATTTCTCTCTGTAATCTCACTGTAGTTAaagtgtctttctctctctgtaatctCACTGTAGTTATAGTATTTCTCTCTGTAATCTCACTGTACTTATAGTGTCTCTCTGCAATCACATTGTATAGTCTTTCTCTGTAATCTCACTGTAGTTAGTGTATTTCTCTCTGTAATCTCACTGTAGTtagtgtctttctctctctgtaatctcactgtagttatagtgtctttctctctgtaatcTCAATGTAGTTACAGTATCTTTCTCTCTGTAATCTCACTGTAGTTAtagtgtctttctctctctgtaatctcactgtagttagtgtatttctctctctgtaatctcactgtagttatagtgtctttctctctctgtaattCACTGTAGTTAtagtgtctttctctctgtaatcTCACTGTAGTTATAGTATCTTTCTCTGTAATCTCACTGTAGTTAgtgtatttctctctctgtaatctCACTGTACTTATAGTGTCTCTCTGCAATCACATTGTATAGTCTTTCTCTGTAATCTCACTGTAGTtagtgtctttctctctgtaatcTCACTGTAGTTATAGTGTCTTTCTCTGTAATCTCACTGTAGTTAtagtgtctttctctctgtaatctcactgtagttagtgtctttctctctctctgtaatctcactgtagttatagtgtctttctctatctgtaatctcactgtagttagtgtctttctctctctgtaatctCACTGTAGTTAGTGTCTTTCTCTGTAATCTCACTGTAGTTATAGTGTATTTCTCTCTGTAATCTCACTGTAGTTAtagtgtctttctctctctgtaatctcactgtagttatagtgtctttctctctctgtaatctCACTATAGTtagtgtctttctctctctctgtaatctcactgtagttatagtgtctttctctgtctgtaatcTCACTGTAGTTATAGTGTCTTTCTCACCCTGAACTGGAAAGTTATTCTTGATCATCTCCTCCTCAGTCAACAGGTAGCTGCTGAGTCCCCTCCTCTTCAGACCATACCGCCTCGCTACAGGGTGCCATACAAcatcaactacacacacacacacacacacacacacacacacacacacacacacacacacacacacacacacacaatatagtATCTATACAGTAATACGATCTCCAGGGTCTGGTGGCTATTCTTCTGCATTCTTGA
It includes:
- the LOC143484298 gene encoding RNA exonuclease 5-like, yielding MADSAGCKRKRRDSPLTAIDHKKAKVITGSENAKQAHAPRFTRPHEHRCEQITLKDLTDLLHYASLGKRYGLKKPSWCRLHHQDRLARVHVAVLEGITQLHFYRYYSQFKHLRTAYTTRCTLAPPSCDMLSALLSAELSVPQESLQSSQTTTPTVDVVWHPVARRYGLKRRGLSSYLLTEEEMIKNNFPVQGGQGCEAFVCTQTDDHVTDSSPLYGLDCEMCVTQAGTELTHVAVVDSRGRCILDELVKPLNPIISYCTKFSGITPAVLAPVTTRLQDVQSKLLKLLPPDAVLVGHSLDNDLRALKLIHLHVIDSSLLYRREFGQRFKLKHLAQVILKREIQREEVIGHDPCEDACAALQVVQYFISKGPRQVLDLHLEDVWGVLPKTQQTPVNGALNESLHHTVSPLRIGQALHKAGHSALLLSKSAVSDSLSSNQVWRRHRCNSDKECVCVFKRVAQSYSLSVVQLSSLSDVLKRTTEESKETHLQQMLDRLEQMCVLFVGPLPCDYTEKKLHTLLRHYGGLRTVTLVQTTHRLYARVEFQHLEGAQLALHSLNGNQNHNQIIKAQRPLSEVTLDLEDSLTELQNDVLNDHMIYVGGLSPHHHSYGDLLQAFSSFGPINSIITPAKKSGKCRRHSHIEFVSAESVPAAVRSPVQIGDRKLHVCCALTPTHMHTWTHTRPVTMAMGGDMDNPEEERRELDSSGQITGNETDPSSASNCVDGVQEGEMERVMRALDRNVGKMFKALQDKTLSIVILPGSRRGPVEYPGLCFFEVKQV